From Pseudomonadota bacterium, a single genomic window includes:
- the lnt gene encoding apolipoprotein N-acyltransferase, translating into MIAVLLRLALSAASGAAIVLATATFDLWQLAWVAFLPLFAAVRDQPIGRAWLYGWAAGLVANVGGFYWVPQLLLRFGHIPLAGSWSLFLLLALYQGLPWAAFAALLSWLQRRRGWSTVLLAPPLMTAAELLTPMVFDWYLAITQAWVPPAIQIAELTGPLGVTFLIMVSNGLLDDLLRRLRPGASGAKGSWRPQLAGAALLLAALAFGYLRLPQIEASRRRAPKLRIGAVQGNVGIVERLDSATAARHHAMHLAESRKLQAAGAELILWPESAYPYAIERTQRRDFAPNDPRRVSRGLRVPLIFGATSYSRWEPYPYNSAFMLGADGRFAGRYDKNYPLIFGEHIPFYEHIPRFRRWFPAASHLARGTRVTTFPLGPHRIGPMICYEDLLPAFGRRLAALQPQLLVNLTNDAWFGASAEPYQHLALAVFRSVELRLDLVRSVNTGVSAVIEATGRVRAATQVVDPALTPNRPPSTLLHSVALMPPHTTVYARVGDAFGYANLAIVALYCLVALRRSGGRQARRGVKRGRQRTR; encoded by the coding sequence ATGATCGCCGTGCTCCTGCGGCTGGCGCTGAGCGCCGCGAGCGGCGCCGCGATCGTCCTCGCCACGGCCACCTTCGACCTCTGGCAGCTCGCCTGGGTCGCCTTCCTCCCGCTCTTCGCCGCCGTCCGCGACCAGCCGATCGGCCGCGCCTGGCTTTATGGCTGGGCCGCCGGGCTCGTGGCCAACGTCGGCGGCTTCTATTGGGTTCCCCAGCTCCTGCTGCGCTTCGGCCACATCCCACTGGCGGGGTCGTGGTCGCTCTTCCTGCTCCTGGCGCTCTACCAGGGCCTGCCCTGGGCCGCCTTTGCGGCGCTCTTGAGCTGGCTGCAGCGCCGCCGCGGCTGGTCGACCGTGCTGCTCGCGCCGCCGCTGATGACCGCCGCCGAGCTGCTGACCCCGATGGTCTTCGACTGGTACCTCGCGATCACCCAGGCCTGGGTCCCGCCCGCGATCCAGATCGCCGAGCTGACGGGTCCGCTCGGCGTGACGTTTCTGATCATGGTCAGCAACGGTCTGCTCGACGACCTGCTGCGGCGGCTGCGTCCTGGGGCCTCGGGCGCGAAGGGCTCGTGGCGCCCACAGCTCGCCGGCGCCGCGCTGCTGCTCGCCGCGCTGGCCTTTGGCTATCTGCGCCTGCCCCAGATCGAGGCCAGTCGACGGCGGGCGCCGAAGCTGCGCATCGGCGCGGTGCAGGGAAACGTCGGCATCGTCGAGCGGCTCGACTCCGCGACCGCGGCGCGCCACCACGCGATGCACCTGGCGGAGAGCCGCAAGCTGCAGGCGGCGGGCGCCGAGCTGATCCTTTGGCCCGAGTCAGCCTACCCCTACGCGATTGAGCGCACGCAGCGACGCGACTTCGCCCCCAACGATCCGCGCCGCGTCAGCCGCGGCCTGCGCGTGCCGCTGATCTTCGGCGCCACCAGCTACTCGCGCTGGGAGCCCTATCCCTACAACAGCGCCTTCATGCTCGGCGCCGACGGGCGCTTCGCTGGCCGCTACGACAAGAACTACCCGTTGATCTTTGGCGAGCACATCCCCTTCTATGAGCATATCCCGCGCTTCCGGCGCTGGTTCCCGGCGGCCTCGCATCTCGCGCGCGGCACGCGCGTGACGACCTTTCCGCTGGGGCCGCACCGGATCGGGCCGATGATCTGCTACGAGGATCTCCTCCCGGCCTTCGGCCGGCGCCTGGCCGCCTTGCAGCCCCAGCTCCTCGTCAACCTCACCAACGATGCATGGTTCGGCGCCAGCGCGGAGCCCTATCAACACCTGGCGCTCGCGGTCTTCCGCAGCGTCGAGCTGCGGCTCGATCTCGTGCGGTCCGTCAATACCGGCGTGAGCGCGGTGATCGAGGCCACCGGCAGGGTCCGCGCCGCGACGCAGGTCGTCGACCCTGCCCTGACGCCCAACAGGCCTCCCAGCACGCTCCTCCACAGCGTGGCCCTGATGCCCCCGCACACGACGGTCTACGCGCGGGTGGGCGACGCCTTCGGCTATGCCAATCTGGCGATCGTGGCGCTCTACTGCCTGGTGGCCCTGCGCCGCTCGGGCGGGCGCCAGGCGCGCCGGGGCGTCAAGCGCGGCCGCCAGCGCACGCGCTAA
- a CDS encoding tetratricopeptide repeat protein, producing the protein MAATASHPVVAKARAPSREQPAFESAWASHASLPSAAPAESRARRRGAAGGSAPEPEIADLTDDAVEEFAAQGGSLHEVLASVTASHRAAVPPQDWDVAATPVSRSQARPAAAPPPRRQSAGVDALRDQAGAGPGATQGAPQPARSRGEALTALLGRAAQLHNQGQPTEALELCRRALQLAPGHALATALAQRLELVIVEDAESRIGSLESIPIVRVPANEITWHKLDHQAGFVLSRIDGLLSYNDVLTVSGMPRAAALRTLVRLLELKLIASQH; encoded by the coding sequence TTGGCCGCGACCGCCTCGCATCCCGTCGTAGCCAAGGCGCGCGCGCCTTCGCGCGAGCAGCCGGCCTTCGAGAGCGCCTGGGCCAGCCACGCAAGCCTTCCGAGCGCAGCCCCAGCGGAGAGCCGCGCCCGCCGGCGTGGGGCAGCAGGGGGCTCAGCTCCGGAGCCGGAGATCGCGGATCTCACCGACGACGCGGTGGAGGAGTTCGCTGCCCAGGGCGGCAGCCTGCACGAGGTGCTCGCCTCCGTCACGGCCAGCCATCGCGCCGCCGTCCCGCCCCAGGACTGGGACGTCGCGGCCACGCCCGTGTCGCGCAGTCAGGCGCGTCCCGCCGCCGCCCCCCCGCCGCGGCGGCAGTCGGCAGGGGTCGACGCGCTGCGCGATCAGGCCGGCGCCGGCCCTGGCGCGACGCAGGGGGCGCCGCAGCCGGCCCGCTCGCGCGGCGAGGCGCTGACGGCGCTGCTCGGGCGTGCCGCACAGCTCCACAACCAGGGCCAGCCGACGGAGGCCCTCGAGCTCTGCCGGCGCGCGCTGCAGCTCGCGCCGGGCCATGCGCTCGCCACCGCCCTCGCGCAACGCCTCGAGCTGGTGATCGTCGAGGACGCCGAGTCCCGCATCGGCAGCCTCGAGTCGATTCCGATCGTGCGCGTGCCCGCCAACGAGATCACCTGGCATAAGCTCGATCACCAGGCCGGCTTCGTGCTCTCGCGCATCGATGGGCTGCTCTCCTATAACGACGTCTTGACGGTCAGCGGCATGCCGCGCGCCGCCGCCCTACGGACGCTCGTGCGCCTGCTGGAACTGAAGCTGATCGCCTCTCAGCATTGA
- a CDS encoding alpha-E domain-containing protein — protein MLSRVAESIYWMSRHVERADNLARFIEVHHNLALDLPQATDEQWQPLVSITGDEALFAKRYGPATRASVLQFLAFDADYPHSIVSCFSQARACARSVRETISAETWEQLNEFQGFVAQAAAQPPGERPDDLFERVRLAGHLFQGIIDSTMSHNEGWHFARLGRMLERADKTSRILDVKYFLLLPQVQDVGGPLDDLQWSAVLKSVSAFAMYRRRHHGITPPRVVEFLLLDREFPRAVRHCLNAADQSLRAISGTPRDTFHNPAEQRLGQLQSELAFASVDEIVDRGLHEFIDGLQLKLNQVNDAIEQVFFALRPVDDLAARPSVQNGALRAD, from the coding sequence ATGCTCAGTCGCGTCGCCGAGTCGATCTACTGGATGAGCCGCCACGTCGAGCGCGCCGACAACCTGGCGCGCTTCATCGAGGTTCATCACAACCTGGCCCTGGACCTGCCGCAGGCGACCGACGAGCAGTGGCAGCCGCTCGTCAGCATCACCGGCGACGAGGCGCTCTTCGCCAAGCGCTACGGTCCGGCGACGCGCGCCAGCGTCCTTCAGTTCCTCGCCTTCGACGCCGACTACCCGCACTCGATCGTCTCCTGCTTCTCGCAGGCCCGGGCGTGCGCGCGCTCGGTGCGCGAGACGATCTCGGCGGAGACCTGGGAGCAGCTCAACGAGTTTCAGGGCTTCGTGGCGCAGGCCGCGGCGCAGCCGCCCGGCGAACGACCGGACGACCTCTTCGAGCGCGTGCGCCTGGCCGGGCACCTATTTCAGGGCATCATCGACTCGACGATGTCGCATAACGAGGGCTGGCACTTCGCGCGCCTCGGCCGCATGCTCGAGCGCGCCGACAAGACCTCCCGCATCCTCGACGTCAAGTACTTCCTGCTGCTGCCGCAGGTGCAAGACGTCGGCGGGCCGCTCGACGACCTGCAGTGGTCGGCGGTGCTGAAGTCGGTCAGCGCCTTCGCGATGTACCGCCGACGGCACCACGGCATCACCCCACCGCGCGTGGTCGAGTTCCTCCTGCTCGACCGAGAGTTCCCGCGCGCCGTGCGGCACTGCCTGAACGCCGCCGACCAGTCGCTGCGCGCCATCTCCGGCACCCCCCGCGACACCTTCCATAACCCGGCCGAGCAGCGGCTCGGGCAGCTCCAGAGCGAGCTGGCCTTCGCCAGCGTCGACGAGATCGTCGACCGCGGCCTGCACGAGTTCATCGACGGTCTCCAGCTCAAGCTCAATCAGGTCAACGACGCGATCGAGCAGGTCTTCTTTGCCCTGCGCCCGGTCGACGATCTCGCCGCCCGTCCCTCCGTCCAGAACGGGGCCCTGCGCGCGGATTGA
- a CDS encoding NADP-dependent isocitrate dehydrogenase has translation MSRFEKLIPPSTGSTITFSDGQPQVPDDPIIPFIRGDGTGVDIWPATQRVIDAAVAAAYGDRRRINWFKVYAGDEACERYGTYQYLPEDTLAAIRAYGVAIKGPLTTPIGGGIRSLNVALRQIHDLYACVRPCRYYPGTPSPHRTPEKLDVVIYRENTEDIYLGVEWREGTPQVQELIAYLNEQLIPRSPDLGKKQIRLDSGIGIKPISVTGSKRLVRRAIAHALRLPPAKQQVTLVHKGNIMKFTEGAFRDWGYEVATTEFRAQCVTERESWILDNKARQPELSAAENARKIEPGFDNLTPGKRQEAIAEVEGVLQSIGASHGEGRWKQKVMVNDRIADSIFQQIQTRPDEYSILATTNLNGDYLSDAAAAIVGGLGMGPGANIGDRAAIFEATHGTAPKHAGLDRVNPGSLILSGVMMLEYLGWQEAATLIKQGLGAAIAQREVTYDLARLLEPPLEPPLKCSQFAEAIIRRFPTTSA, from the coding sequence ATGAGCCGCTTTGAAAAGCTGATCCCACCGAGCACCGGATCGACGATCACCTTCAGCGATGGGCAGCCGCAGGTGCCCGATGACCCGATCATCCCCTTCATCCGCGGCGACGGCACCGGGGTCGACATCTGGCCGGCGACACAGCGGGTCATCGACGCGGCCGTGGCGGCGGCCTATGGCGATCGGCGACGCATCAACTGGTTCAAGGTCTATGCCGGCGACGAGGCCTGCGAGCGCTACGGCACCTATCAGTACCTGCCCGAGGATACCTTGGCGGCGATTCGCGCCTACGGCGTGGCGATCAAGGGGCCGCTGACCACGCCGATCGGCGGCGGCATCCGCTCGCTCAATGTCGCCCTGCGGCAGATCCACGACCTCTACGCCTGCGTGCGGCCCTGCCGCTACTATCCCGGAACGCCCTCGCCCCATCGCACGCCGGAGAAGCTCGACGTCGTGATCTATCGCGAGAACACCGAGGACATCTATCTCGGCGTGGAGTGGCGCGAAGGCACACCCCAGGTACAGGAGCTGATCGCCTACCTCAACGAGCAGCTGATTCCGCGCAGCCCTGACCTCGGCAAGAAGCAGATCCGCCTGGACTCGGGGATCGGCATCAAGCCGATCAGCGTCACCGGCAGCAAGCGCCTCGTGCGGCGCGCCATCGCGCACGCCCTGCGCCTACCACCGGCCAAGCAGCAGGTGACCCTGGTCCATAAGGGCAACATCATGAAGTTCACGGAGGGCGCCTTCCGGGACTGGGGCTACGAGGTCGCGACCACCGAGTTTCGCGCGCAATGCGTGACCGAGCGCGAGTCGTGGATCCTCGACAACAAGGCGCGCCAGCCGGAGCTCTCGGCCGCGGAGAACGCGCGCAAGATCGAGCCCGGCTTCGACAACCTGACCCCCGGCAAGCGCCAGGAGGCGATCGCCGAGGTCGAGGGCGTCCTGCAGTCGATCGGCGCCTCGCACGGCGAGGGTCGCTGGAAGCAGAAGGTGATGGTCAACGACCGGATCGCCGACAGCATTTTCCAGCAGATTCAGACCCGCCCCGACGAGTACTCGATCCTCGCCACGACCAATCTCAACGGCGACTACCTCTCGGATGCCGCGGCGGCGATCGTCGGCGGGCTCGGCATGGGCCCGGGGGCGAACATCGGCGATAGGGCCGCGATCTTCGAGGCCACCCATGGAACGGCGCCCAAGCACGCGGGCCTCGATCGCGTCAACCCGGGCTCGCTGATCCTCTCGGGCGTGATGATGCTCGAGTATCTGGGCTGGCAAGAGGCCGCCACGCTGATCAAGCAGGGTCTCGGCGCCGCGATCGCGCAGCGCGAGGTGACCTATGATCTGGCGCGCCTGCTCGAGCCACCGCTCGAGCCGCCGCTCAAGTGCTCTCAGTTCGCGGAGGCGATCATTCGCCGCTTCCCCACAACCAGCGCCTAG
- a CDS encoding diacylglycerol kinase family lipid kinase has protein sequence MAQPALRALVIANPQSAGGALARRWSQVAALLQEQLGAHQVRFTRQRGDARTLSRAAIDQGFELIVAVGGDGTISEVVAGLFDDAGPLRPELLLGLVHFGTGGDFCRSTGTPRQLRRGIRALRGQAYRSIDVGRVTYQAADGRPQARHFANIASFGLAGLVDQLANSSSKALGGRLSFALATARALRRYEPARVALRLDEGPSVALTVQNVAVANGRYFGGGMQIAPAAELDDGLFDVVVVEALSALAMLRHGHRLYRGTHLGLPQVRVQRARRVEALPLVSDPPVLLDVDGEAPGQLPARFEIVPGALRLKIAEPVGR, from the coding sequence ATGGCCCAGCCAGCCCTGCGCGCCCTCGTCATCGCCAACCCGCAGTCTGCCGGCGGCGCGCTCGCGCGGCGCTGGTCGCAGGTCGCGGCGCTGCTGCAGGAGCAGCTCGGCGCGCATCAGGTGCGCTTCACGCGCCAGCGGGGCGACGCGCGCACGCTCAGCCGCGCGGCCATCGATCAGGGCTTCGAGCTGATCGTGGCCGTCGGCGGGGATGGGACGATCAGCGAGGTCGTGGCGGGGCTTTTCGACGACGCGGGGCCGCTGCGCCCCGAGCTCTTGCTCGGGTTGGTCCACTTCGGCACCGGCGGCGACTTCTGTCGTAGCACCGGCACGCCGCGCCAGCTGCGCCGCGGCATCCGCGCGCTGCGTGGCCAGGCCTACCGCAGCATCGACGTCGGGCGCGTCACCTATCAAGCCGCCGACGGCCGGCCGCAGGCTCGGCACTTCGCCAACATCGCGAGCTTCGGTCTGGCCGGGCTGGTCGACCAGCTCGCCAACAGCAGCTCGAAGGCACTCGGCGGGCGCCTCTCTTTCGCGCTCGCGACGGCGCGCGCGCTCCGCCGCTACGAACCGGCGCGCGTGGCGCTGCGCCTCGACGAGGGGCCCAGCGTGGCGCTGACGGTGCAAAACGTCGCCGTCGCCAACGGCCGCTATTTTGGTGGCGGCATGCAGATCGCGCCCGCGGCCGAGCTCGACGATGGCCTCTTCGACGTCGTGGTCGTCGAGGCGCTCAGCGCGCTGGCGATGCTACGCCACGGCCACCGCCTCTATCGCGGGACCCACCTCGGCTTGCCGCAGGTGCGGGTCCAGCGCGCGCGCCGCGTCGAGGCGCTGCCGCTGGTGAGCGACCCGCCCGTGCTCCTCGATGTCGACGGCGAGGCGCCGGGGCAGCTTCCCGCGCGCTTCGAGATCGTGCCGGGCGCGCTGCGGCTGAAGATCGCCGAGCCGGTGGGCCGATGA
- the mdh gene encoding malate dehydrogenase codes for MTRKKIALIGGGQIGQILALLAAKQELGDVIILDVPEVEQATKGKALDLTELAPADPFDATITGTSDYRDIAGADVVVITAGIPRKPGMSREDLLSTNLTVIRSVADQVRVHAPKAFVIVVTNPLDAMVYAFHKQSGFPKHQVCGMAGVLDSARWRAFLALELGVSVEDISGTVLGGHGPTMVPLPRLTTVGGVPLTALLDAETIERIAQRTREAGTELVKLYGKGSAFFSPAGAALVMVESYLKDKKRVLPCAALCQGEYGVHNLFIGVPCRIGAGGIEKIYDIPLDEQERALLAKTVDAVRESSAEVDG; via the coding sequence ATGACTCGAAAGAAGATCGCGCTGATCGGCGGCGGCCAGATCGGCCAGATTCTGGCCCTGCTCGCGGCCAAGCAAGAGCTCGGCGATGTCATCATTCTTGATGTTCCCGAGGTCGAGCAGGCGACCAAGGGCAAGGCGCTCGATCTGACGGAGCTGGCGCCAGCCGATCCCTTCGACGCGACGATCACCGGCACCAGCGACTACCGCGACATCGCCGGCGCCGACGTCGTGGTGATCACGGCGGGCATCCCGCGCAAGCCCGGCATGTCGCGCGAGGACCTGCTCTCGACCAACCTGACGGTCATCCGCAGCGTGGCCGACCAGGTGCGCGTCCACGCGCCGAAGGCCTTCGTGATCGTCGTGACCAATCCGCTCGATGCGATGGTCTACGCCTTCCATAAGCAGAGCGGCTTTCCCAAGCATCAGGTCTGCGGCATGGCCGGCGTGCTCGACAGTGCGCGTTGGCGGGCCTTCCTCGCGCTCGAGCTCGGCGTCTCCGTCGAGGACATCAGCGGCACCGTGCTCGGCGGGCATGGCCCCACGATGGTGCCCCTGCCCCGCCTGACCACCGTCGGCGGTGTGCCCCTGACCGCGCTCCTCGACGCCGAGACGATCGAGCGGATTGCCCAACGCACGCGCGAGGCCGGGACCGAGCTGGTCAAGCTCTACGGCAAGGGCTCCGCCTTCTTCAGCCCGGCCGGCGCCGCGCTGGTGATGGTCGAGAGCTACCTCAAGGATAAGAAGCGGGTGCTACCCTGCGCCGCGCTCTGCCAGGGTGAGTACGGCGTCCACAACCTCTTCATCGGCGTGCCCTGCCGCATCGGCGCCGGCGGCATCGAGAAGATCTACGACATCCCTCTGGACGAGCAAGAGCGCGCGCTCCTGGCCAAGACCGTCGACGCGGTGCGCGAGTCCTCGGCCGAGGTGGACGGGTAA
- the sucC gene encoding ADP-forming succinate--CoA ligase subunit beta — MNLHEHQAKTLLRPHGVRVPPHRAVLRPGEALRAAQQLLDETGAARFVVKAQIHAGGRGKGRFMEDPELGGVKLVESTAEVSSVAERMLGRTLVTLQTGPAGRVVNRILIEPVLPIARELYVAAVLDRVQQRICVMACAEGGVEIEEVAARAPEKILREWVDPVIGLSAYQARRLAYGLGLQDRAAKGAAEAFVGVARAFEQEDCTLLEINPLVITQTNDVVALDAKVTLDDSAAYRHPGWPDFLDSAEEDPSELSAQAANLAYVKLDGAIGCMVNGAGLAMATMDIIRAFGGSPANFLDVGGGASKERVVLALKIILADVNVRGIFVNIFGGIVHCDLVAQGIVDAVREVGLAVPLVVRLEGTNVEAGRRILAEAGLHLTTASDMADGARQAVALTRRADDPPPGASQAPLASGAQPAEKRPGR, encoded by the coding sequence ATGAATCTTCACGAGCACCAGGCCAAGACCTTGCTGCGGCCGCATGGAGTGCGTGTACCGCCCCATCGGGCGGTGCTGCGACCTGGCGAGGCCTTGCGCGCCGCCCAGCAGCTCCTCGACGAAACCGGTGCCGCCCGCTTCGTGGTCAAGGCCCAGATCCACGCCGGGGGTCGCGGCAAGGGCCGCTTCATGGAGGACCCTGAGCTGGGCGGCGTCAAGCTCGTCGAGAGCACGGCCGAGGTCAGCAGCGTCGCCGAGCGGATGCTCGGACGAACCCTGGTCACGCTGCAGACGGGCCCCGCCGGCAGGGTGGTCAACCGGATCTTGATCGAGCCCGTGCTACCGATTGCGCGGGAGCTCTACGTCGCCGCCGTCCTCGACCGCGTCCAGCAGCGCATCTGCGTGATGGCCTGCGCCGAGGGCGGGGTCGAGATCGAAGAGGTCGCCGCGCGCGCCCCAGAGAAGATCCTCCGCGAGTGGGTCGACCCGGTGATCGGGCTGAGCGCCTACCAGGCCCGTCGCCTGGCCTACGGGCTCGGGCTGCAGGATAGGGCCGCCAAGGGCGCGGCGGAGGCCTTCGTCGGCGTCGCCCGCGCCTTCGAGCAGGAGGATTGCACCCTGCTCGAGATCAACCCGCTGGTGATCACGCAAACGAATGACGTGGTCGCGCTCGACGCCAAGGTCACCCTCGACGACAGCGCCGCCTATCGCCATCCAGGCTGGCCCGATTTTCTCGACAGCGCCGAGGAGGATCCGAGCGAGCTGAGCGCCCAGGCCGCGAACCTGGCCTACGTCAAGCTCGACGGCGCGATCGGCTGCATGGTCAATGGGGCCGGCCTGGCGATGGCGACGATGGACATCATCCGCGCCTTCGGCGGCAGCCCGGCCAACTTCCTCGACGTCGGCGGCGGCGCCAGCAAGGAACGGGTCGTGCTGGCGCTCAAGATCATCCTCGCCGATGTCAACGTGCGGGGGATCTTCGTCAACATTTTTGGTGGCATCGTCCACTGTGACCTCGTGGCCCAGGGGATCGTCGATGCCGTGCGCGAGGTTGGACTCGCTGTGCCCTTGGTCGTCCGCCTCGAGGGCACCAACGTCGAAGCGGGCCGCCGCATCCTCGCCGAGGCCGGCCTGCACCTGACGACCGCCAGCGACATGGCCGACGGGGCGCGGCAGGCCGTGGCGCTGACGCGACGAGCGGACGATCCACCGCCCGGCGCGAGTCAGGCGCCCCTCGCGTCCGGCGCGCAGCCCGCGGAGAAGCGACCGGGACGATGA
- the sucD gene encoding succinate--CoA ligase subunit alpha: MSIFCDENTRVIVQGTGQAGTYHATQCKDYGTRIVAGVAPGKGGQDFLGQPTFDTMREAVAATGANCSLIFVPAPFAADALLEAVDAEIALIICITEGIPALDMVRVRRAAGGRPSRIIGPNCPGVISPGKAKIGIMPGYIHRPGAVGVVSRSGTLTYETVHQLTRLGLGQSTCVGIGGDPVVGTSFVEVLEAFADDPDTQAVVMIGEIGGAGEEAAAATIKDRLRQKPVVAFIAGQTAPPGKRMGHAGAIIAGGHGAATQKIAALQDAGARIAPNPNEIGSTLAALL, translated from the coding sequence ATGAGCATCTTCTGCGACGAGAACACGCGCGTGATCGTGCAGGGCACCGGCCAAGCGGGGACCTACCACGCCACGCAATGCAAGGACTACGGCACCCGCATCGTCGCGGGCGTGGCGCCCGGCAAGGGCGGGCAGGACTTCCTTGGTCAGCCAACCTTCGACACGATGCGCGAGGCCGTCGCCGCGACCGGCGCCAACTGCAGCCTGATCTTCGTCCCGGCGCCCTTCGCCGCCGATGCGCTGCTCGAGGCGGTCGATGCCGAGATCGCGCTGATCATCTGCATCACCGAGGGCATCCCCGCGCTCGATATGGTCCGCGTCCGGCGCGCCGCGGGAGGTCGGCCTTCGCGCATCATCGGACCCAATTGTCCCGGGGTGATTAGCCCCGGCAAGGCCAAGATCGGCATCATGCCGGGCTATATTCACCGCCCGGGCGCTGTCGGGGTGGTCTCCCGCTCGGGCACGCTGACCTACGAGACGGTCCATCAGCTCACGCGCCTTGGCCTGGGACAAAGCACCTGCGTCGGAATCGGTGGCGATCCAGTGGTGGGTACGAGCTTCGTCGAGGTGCTCGAGGCCTTCGCCGATGATCCCGACACCCAGGCGGTCGTGATGATCGGTGAGATCGGAGGGGCTGGCGAGGAGGCCGCGGCAGCGACGATCAAGGATCGTCTGCGGCAGAAGCCGGTGGTGGCCTTTATCGCCGGCCAGACGGCGCCTCCCGGCAAGCGGATGGGCCATGCCGGCGCGATCATCGCCGGAGGGCACGGGGCAGCGACGCAAAAGATCGCAGCCCTTCAGGACGCGGGCGCGAGGATCGCGCCCAATCCGAACGAGATCGGCAGCACTCTGGCGGCGCTGCTCTAG
- a CDS encoding tetratricopeptide repeat protein produces the protein MSRRRRARQPRSPAPSPRAAGPRGGSPLSSRRRWLPYALVLAAVLGLHGRSVRFDFTYLDDKTLILDQLAWLTDATSLKEALGRGYLQAVDRDQAYYRPLVTLSYALDARRSGEDAWGYRLTNLLLFAGCALLVLALLRRLPLRPGVALAGALAFALHPALTEAIAWIPGRNDTLLTLFTLAGWLLALRAFDTPSWWARLAHLLCFAAALLSKEPAVALPLAVLAQLRWVERRSWRELRVPWLWVGWALVLAIYTLARFNVLSSPLPRGGGLTAALLLARLSVVFTSLGKIVLPAQLAVLAIIRDTPVWPGIAATVALTLAALLLPGSRRAVAALGGVVALAFVLPGIFVADTLILENRLVMPAVGVIIVACASIDALAGRWPRVAAPSAAVLLGAFALLTWRYSDAFAGRLPFAEAAVRGSPHAPLAWVHLGTTLQRAGDATGAERAYREVVRLDPNEPIAHNNLGVLLLQQGRTAEAERLLRTETVINPRYARAHFNLGLALRQLGRLAEAAASWERAHALEPTNVDTLGELLSYYRGHDPGRAGAIVERLNALGIRLAPDPPSP, from the coding sequence ATGAGTCGACGACGAAGGGCTCGGCAGCCGCGCTCACCAGCACCGTCGCCGAGGGCTGCGGGACCGCGCGGAGGGTCGCCCCTGAGCTCCCGGCGCCGCTGGCTGCCCTATGCGCTGGTGCTGGCGGCGGTGCTCGGCCTTCACGGGCGTTCGGTGCGCTTCGACTTCACCTACCTCGACGACAAGACGCTGATCCTCGACCAGCTCGCCTGGCTCACCGACGCCACCAGCCTCAAGGAGGCGCTGGGGCGCGGGTATCTTCAAGCCGTCGATCGCGATCAGGCCTACTACCGGCCCCTCGTCACCCTGAGCTACGCCTTGGACGCGCGCCGCAGCGGCGAAGACGCCTGGGGTTATCGCCTGACCAACCTGTTGCTCTTCGCGGGCTGCGCGCTGCTCGTGCTGGCGCTGCTGCGCCGCTTGCCGCTGCGACCCGGGGTGGCGCTGGCCGGCGCCCTCGCCTTCGCGCTCCATCCGGCGCTGACCGAGGCCATCGCCTGGATCCCGGGGCGCAACGATACCCTGCTGACCCTCTTCACGCTCGCCGGCTGGCTGTTGGCCCTGCGCGCGTTCGATACGCCCTCGTGGTGGGCGCGCCTCGCTCACCTGCTTTGCTTCGCCGCCGCGCTCTTGAGCAAGGAGCCTGCCGTCGCCCTTCCGCTCGCCGTCCTGGCCCAGCTCAGGTGGGTCGAGCGACGGAGCTGGCGCGAGCTGCGGGTGCCCTGGCTCTGGGTCGGTTGGGCGCTCGTGCTGGCGATCTACACGCTGGCGCGTTTCAACGTCCTCAGCAGTCCGCTGCCACGCGGCGGCGGTCTGACGGCGGCCCTGCTGCTCGCGCGGCTCTCGGTGGTCTTCACCAGCCTGGGTAAGATCGTGCTGCCCGCCCAGCTCGCGGTGCTGGCCATCATTCGCGACACGCCGGTCTGGCCAGGCATCGCCGCCACGGTCGCGCTGACGCTGGCGGCGCTGCTGCTTCCAGGCTCGCGCCGGGCGGTCGCGGCGCTCGGCGGCGTCGTCGCCCTCGCCTTCGTGCTCCCAGGGATCTTCGTCGCCGACACGTTGATCCTCGAGAACCGGCTGGTGATGCCGGCGGTCGGCGTGATCATCGTCGCCTGTGCGTCAATCGACGCGCTGGCAGGCCGGTGGCCTCGTGTGGCAGCGCCCTCCGCCGCCGTGTTGTTGGGCGCCTTCGCGCTGCTCACCTGGCGCTACAGCGACGCCTTCGCGGGCAGGCTGCCCTTCGCGGAGGCGGCGGTGCGCGGCTCGCCGCATGCGCCCCTCGCCTGGGTCCACCTCGGCACGACGCTGCAGCGCGCGGGCGACGCCACGGGCGCGGAGCGTGCCTATCGTGAGGTGGTTCGCCTCGACCCGAACGAGCCGATCGCCCACAACAACCTCGGCGTGCTCCTGCTGCAGCAGGGGCGCACGGCCGAGGCCGAGCGGCTCCTGAGGACCGAGACCGTGATCAACCCGCGCTATGCGCGCGCCCACTTCAACCTCGGACTGGCCCTGCGCCAGCTCGGACGCCTGGCGGAAGCGGCCGCGAGCTGGGAGCGCGCCCACGCGCTCGAGCCGACGAACGTCGATACGCTCGGCGAGCTGCTGAGCTACTACCGTGGCCACGACCCTGGCCGCGCCGGCGCGATCGTCGAGCGCCTGAATGCGCTGGGCATTCGACTGGCGCCCGATCCACCCTCTCCCTGA